The Treponema phagedenis DNA segment TCCAAGAAGCATTAAACTTAACAGATTCCATCAGGGAAGATTGACCGGAAATATAATGAGAGCTTTGTAGAGGACCGCTATCCCAAGAGATTGCAGCTATACAGGAAAGAGATATGTGATGATTAAGTACCGCTGTAACATTTACAGCAGAAGTCAATATACATGGGATCCAGCCGGATTCTTTATTTTTTATTACTGGACTGACAAATGTATATGATACTCTACCTCCGATAACAACAGGGTCTGTTATATAATTTACAGCGAAAAATACTTCTTCACCAAATCTTCCGGAACCTGTAACAAATGAATCTGCATTTTTAGGCACCCAAGGAACAGTCGGAAGAGTTGAAACTAATCCTAATTTGAATCTCCACCGTTGATAAGAAGGTTGCCATGTGAAGCCCAAGACAGTATCGTTAAAAGCTGCTTTTATAGCAAAATTTTTTTCCTTAAACATAGGAGCAGATTCTTTCATTCTGACTGATATAGACTGATTAATTGAGAAAAGATAGTCATCAAATATAATAAAGTTAAATCCTACTTGTGGAAGAAAGTCATATATATTATAGCCTGAAATAAATTGAAATTTCATGCGGTTCGACAATTCCATTTCCATTTTAAAATCTTGACGTTTTTCAATTCCGATTCGGTTATGTTCGGCATCTTCAGCCCATAAAGACGCCATCGTTATACATAGAAATAACAAGAAAAATATTTTTTTTACCATTTCCTTTCTGCAATCCTCTCTAATACTGTATATTTTTGAATAGTATTTGCAATAGCTTTTTTCAATACTGACTTATTTAATATCTGTTCAGGAATTTTTACTAAAAGAACCGTTTTGGACCATTTTTTTTGAAAGTCTTTTGCCGTTTGCATTTCCAAACCTAAAACAGGGTCTGCTACAATAACATAGTCTTTATCAGCTTGCAAAATAAATGCAAAATGTAATTCCGGCTTATCATAATGCACTATAACAGGGGCATAATATTGTACTGCTTTAATAAGATTGTCCATATCGATTTTATATGCTTTTGTCTGATAACCATACGCTTGAAAAATCCGCATCATTTGTGCCATTGTTACCTTACGGGTTGTTTGCAATTCTTCCGCCAGTTGGTTAAGCAGATCAGCTTCGGTTACCGCAAGGTTTAAATATAAATTAAGAATTGACGACACCACAGAAAGTCCGCAAGATTCATCTTCTCCTTGTTCATGAACAAAGGAAAAACGTAATTTTTCCAAAGACTGTACCCCTTGTATGTCAGGGGTAAAAGAAAATATCCACGCTGAAAAAATCAACCCATACACACAAGCAAAAAACATACTTTTTATTTTATATAACTTAATATGCATTATGAGTATTTTCGCCTCTTTTAAAAAACATAAACAGCCGTATATACTTTTACCCATATACGACTGTTATATTTTACCTATTATTTTTAACTTTAAGCTTATTACGGCATTTTTTTTGTTGACTGTTCGGCTACAACAAATACCGCATCATAAAAGCCTGAATAGCTTTCAGGATGAGCCTCTAAATCAGCAAGTTTATCGACCTTTTCGCCTCCGGAGTAATAATTCAACTCAGTATATACACCGACACCATATTCCAGCGTATAGGTAATTTCTTGTTTCACAGGCACATGGCTTATTTCATTCTCATGAAACCACAAGTTAATTCCATGCCAGTTACTTTTCGCTTCTAGATCTTCCTTTACCAAGCTACCACCATTCCAGCTAAGAGTAAGCTTGCAAGGCATCTTTACAACAGAATCCCAATTCTTACGAAATATTGCAGGAAACATTACCTCAAAATTCAATCCCTTATATTTAACATCTTTTGGTAATTTAAAAGTTCCTTGTATCGTTCCTGCCTTCTTAATATTAAAATCCTGTTCAGCATACACCCATAGAAATTCAGACTTAAAACGGGCGTTTTTCACCGTATACTGCAAGCGGCAGGCACTAAAGGTCAATACACACAATACAGTAAACACTACAATAATTGTTTTGTTAAAAAATTTTGCCATTTTTTGTGTCCTTACCATTTTTTCCATCCAGGTACCCTCCACATAGCTTTTGATGGCACTACATAGCCGCCTGAACGTCTAATAATAGTAGAAGTTGTGGTATTACAATTTCTATGGAGTACCAAATAGAGCTTCGGTTTTTCCTGAAAATAGGCTTTTGCTGTTTCTATTACTTTATCATCATAGTCCTTAACCGACATCCCTGCCGGACGGCTTACCGGCTGAAGCTCATAGTACCCGGGATTCTTTTTTATCATGTAAGGTTTATTATAATGTTGCTGTACGTTATATCCTATCCCCCACGAAGCGGAAGAATTACCTTCAGAATTTACACCCGATTCAAAAACAGCACGCACAGTAAAAGATGGATCAGAGATCGGTTTATCGGTTACCACAGTCAGTGTATGGTAATAATGTTTCATAATCGGAGTATATCCGATATACGTTTCACCACCGGAGATAATTTCAGCATCGTCAATACTTAATTCCTGTGCATCAAATCCAGTAAAAATATCTTCTTGTAAGATATTTTCAGCCCCATAAACCATTCCAAAACTGAGAATGATTACCGAAAACATGAATAATTTTTTCAAGTTATCCTCCTGATAATATAATTATTTATCGATAAGCA contains these protein-coding regions:
- a CDS encoding C39 family peptidase gives rise to the protein MHIKLYKIKSMFFACVYGLIFSAWIFSFTPDIQGVQSLEKLRFSFVHEQGEDESCGLSVVSSILNLYLNLAVTEADLLNQLAEELQTTRKVTMAQMMRIFQAYGYQTKAYKIDMDNLIKAVQYYAPVIVHYDKPELHFAFILQADKDYVIVADPVLGLEMQTAKDFQKKWSKTVLLVKIPEQILNKSVLKKAIANTIQKYTVLERIAERKW